The Dermacentor albipictus isolate Rhodes 1998 colony chromosome 2, USDA_Dalb.pri_finalv2, whole genome shotgun sequence genome has a segment encoding these proteins:
- the LOC135917386 gene encoding beta-1,3-galactosyltransferase 5-like → MFPWSRKAIKICGKKDIVTCIALCNVVLLAGLFYSIVRRTVKGEKPSTKEDSSTNVFTEELVQGNKSEWKVKHACRKASLRILYFVHTAPKNTEKRRWLRKTIADPKIASVMNSAIVFFVGETSQRDEHEAVLDEAIHEGDVVVLNFTDTYKNLTHKFLLGAKWVSDNCRLDSAVTIVKLDDDVLVNVFALLSYLKSGVMALTGFHCKVVRGAMPFRTQKSKWYVSEKDFPQKVYPPYCAGAAFIMQPTVLFAIYHASRHVPFFWVDDVYVTGVVGEHANITLVDMSESILLGEGKSKPTVKDATVFVHTGWSTSIRTDMEQMWNRFMQYNQTVNHNFNTNVVVYYRSVG, encoded by the coding sequence ATGTTTCCGTGGTCAAGAAAAGCAATCAAGATCTGTGGAAAAAAAGACATCGTTACCTGCATTGCGTTGTGTAATGTCGTCCTCTTGGCCGGTCTTTTCTATAGCATCGTACGCCGTACTGTCAAGGGCGAGAAGCCGAGTACTAAAGAAGATTCAAGCACTAATGTATTCACAGAAGAATTGGTACAAGGGAACAAATCCGAATGGAAGGTCAAGCACGCATGTCGTAAAGCGAGCCTCAGGATACTGTATTTTGTGCACACGGCACCCAAGAACACCGAGAAACGTCGCTGGCTTCGCAAGACTATAGCTGATCCAAAAATTGCGTCGGTTATGAATTCAGCCATCGTTTTCTTTGTGGGAGAGACATCTCAGCGGGACGAGCATGAGGCAGTGTTAGACGAAGCGATTCATGAGGGAGACGTTGTGGTGCTGAACTTCACGGACACCTACAAGAACCTAACACACAAGTTCCTCCTTGGGGCGAAGTGGGTCTCCGACAACTGCCGTCTCGACTCTGCAGTGACGATCGTGAAACTGGATGACGACGTCTTAGTGAACGTGTTCGCCTTGCTGTCGTACCTGAAGAGCGGCGTGATGGCGCTGACCGGATTTCATTGTAAGGTTGTGAGAGGTGCTATGCCCTTCAGGACACAAAAATCTAAGTGGTACGTTAGCGAGAAGGATTTTCCACAGAAAGTCTACCCGCCGTATTGCGCTGGTGCGGCGTTCATTATGCAACCAACTGTATTATTCGCGATATACCATGCTTCAAGACATGTTCCTTTCTTTTGGGTAGATGACGTGTATGTCACCGGCGTCGTGGGCGAACATGCTAACATCACTCTTGTAGACATGTCTGAGAGTATACTACTGGGTGAGGGTAAAAGTAAGCCTACTGTAAAAGACGCAACTGTCTTTGTTCACACAGGTTGGTCCACTAGTATCAGAACCGATATGGAGCAAATGTGGAACCGTTTCAT